The following proteins come from a genomic window of Shewanella halifaxensis HAW-EB4:
- a CDS encoding zinc ribbon domain-containing protein, with amino-acid sequence MSNNWQCPKCDCRDYDTDTIATTGSGWSKIFDMQNRKFTAVICSNCTYTEFYRGKTSTLGNIFDLFTN; translated from the coding sequence ATGTCTAATAATTGGCAATGTCCCAAATGTGATTGCAGGGATTATGATACGGATACAATTGCAACTACAGGTAGTGGTTGGTCTAAGATATTTGATATGCAAAATCGAAAATTCACAGCTGTAATATGTTCTAATTGTACTTATACAGAATTTTACCGGGGTAAAACTAGTACTTTGGGTAATATTTTCGACTTGTTCACTAATTAG
- the yqeB gene encoding selenium-dependent molybdenum cofactor biosynthesis protein YqeB, whose protein sequence is MNIFAHAAQLEELNTPFALTNILETSGSAPRHQGQMIVKLDGSIIGTVGGGMIERYVIEQAIEAIKQREPRVVKGRMTRTGPDAMGMDCGGSMTVHIDVFGLRAPLVLIGAGHVNRAVAKAAHVLGFDITVADAFADSLAEEHFPQGSKLILGNTMEEAIDKLTINSASYVVIATNHQDKDAISKVVKQDAKYIGLMASKRKVQTLFTHLRNIGISDERIANVYSPIGFSIGAETPEEIAISIMAEILKVKNSAAGGLMKDDTRINRKRLVLIRGAGDIATGVAIRLHNSGFKVVMTDIAKPSVIRRSVAFAQCLFDYSVTVEGITAKKADCSNSVYKLIDQGMIPVLVDEQCTSAAKLHPSFVVDAILAKRNLGTSKELAPHTVALGPGFMAGVDCDAVIETNRGHHLGRIIYQGETAPNTGVPGNIGGYTHQRVLRAPHAGVMHCHVKLGDIVKEGDLIAQINDTPINAPLSGKVRGLLNDELEVYEGLKIGDIDPRGEDADHLSVSDKARAIGGSVLEALLQLEMQS, encoded by the coding sequence ATGAATATTTTTGCCCACGCGGCCCAATTAGAAGAACTTAATACTCCTTTCGCCCTCACCAATATTCTCGAAACATCTGGTTCAGCCCCCAGACACCAAGGTCAGATGATCGTTAAATTAGATGGCAGCATCATCGGCACCGTCGGCGGCGGCATGATTGAGCGCTACGTCATCGAGCAAGCCATCGAAGCCATCAAGCAAAGAGAACCCAGAGTCGTCAAGGGACGCATGACTCGCACAGGTCCCGATGCCATGGGAATGGATTGTGGCGGCTCGATGACTGTGCATATTGATGTATTTGGTTTAAGAGCGCCATTAGTCCTTATCGGCGCAGGTCATGTTAATCGCGCTGTAGCTAAAGCGGCTCATGTATTAGGATTTGATATTACCGTAGCGGACGCCTTTGCCGATAGTCTAGCTGAGGAACACTTTCCTCAGGGCAGCAAGCTCATCCTTGGCAACACCATGGAAGAGGCTATCGATAAACTCACTATTAATAGTGCAAGCTATGTGGTTATCGCGACTAACCATCAAGATAAAGACGCTATCTCTAAAGTCGTTAAACAAGATGCCAAGTATATCGGTCTAATGGCCAGTAAACGTAAGGTACAAACCCTGTTTACCCACCTTAGAAATATAGGCATAAGTGACGAGCGCATCGCTAATGTTTACTCTCCCATCGGCTTTAGTATCGGCGCCGAGACACCTGAAGAGATTGCCATTAGCATCATGGCTGAAATATTAAAGGTGAAAAACAGTGCGGCTGGTGGCTTGATGAAGGACGACACGCGGATCAATCGCAAGCGCCTAGTGCTCATACGGGGGGCTGGCGATATCGCCACTGGCGTTGCGATTCGATTGCATAATTCAGGCTTTAAGGTCGTCATGACCGATATTGCCAAACCCAGCGTGATCCGCCGCAGCGTGGCCTTTGCCCAGTGTTTATTCGACTACAGTGTTACAGTTGAAGGCATTACAGCTAAAAAAGCAGATTGCAGCAACTCCGTCTATAAACTTATCGATCAGGGGATGATCCCCGTATTGGTAGATGAACAATGCACCAGCGCGGCAAAATTACACCCAAGCTTTGTCGTCGATGCCATATTGGCCAAGCGTAACTTAGGCACATCGAAAGAGCTGGCTCCACACACTGTCGCCCTAGGCCCAGGTTTTATGGCCGGTGTCGATTGTGACGCTGTAATCGAGACTAACCGAGGCCATCATTTAGGCCGCATCATCTATCAAGGTGAAACTGCGCCTAATACAGGTGTTCCCGGAAATATTGGTGGCTACACCCATCAGAGAGTATTAAGGGCGCCCCATGCAGGCGTTATGCATTGCCATGTCAAACTCGGCGATATCGTAAAAGAGGGCGATCTTATCGCTCAAATTAACGATACCCCCATCAATGCGCCGCTCTCTGGAAAAGTCAGAGGTTTACTCAATGACGAGTTAGAAGTATATGAAGGATTAAAGATTGGTGATATCGACCCAAGAGGTGAGGACGCCGATCACCTTAGTGTCTCCGATAAGGCCCGCGCCATTGGAGGCAGCGTGTTAGAAGCCCTACTGCAACTAGAAATGCAAAGTTAG
- a CDS encoding NTP transferase domain-containing protein — MPLQETQPPAVDCVIPAAGLSSRMGDWKLMLAYKNHTILDQCIENALSFCSRVILVAGFRGEELMLRYRDKPNILVVINEHFSTGMFSSIQLGVQQVSTEHFFITHGDMPMIDSRVFHAMWQRRGKVVFPGNPERTGHPVLLPRSIVPLVVGAAKESKMKSIIKQQRIEYLALTTVNIHLDVDTPEAYQALLKSDQSV, encoded by the coding sequence ATGCCATTACAAGAGACTCAACCCCCTGCGGTTGATTGCGTAATACCCGCTGCAGGCTTGTCATCTCGTATGGGTGATTGGAAGCTGATGCTAGCATATAAAAATCACACAATACTTGATCAATGCATTGAAAACGCACTGAGTTTTTGTTCTCGAGTTATTCTGGTTGCAGGCTTTAGAGGCGAAGAGCTGATGCTGAGATATCGGGACAAACCTAATATTTTGGTCGTTATCAATGAACATTTTTCCACGGGCATGTTTAGCTCAATTCAGCTCGGTGTTCAACAGGTTAGCACCGAGCACTTTTTCATTACCCATGGTGATATGCCTATGATAGATAGTAGGGTTTTTCATGCTATGTGGCAGCGAAGAGGTAAGGTGGTATTTCCAGGCAATCCTGAGCGCACTGGTCATCCGGTATTGCTGCCTAGGTCTATCGTGCCATTAGTCGTTGGCGCTGCAAAGGAGAGTAAAATGAAGTCCATTATCAAGCAGCAAAGAATCGAATATTTAGCGTTAACAACAGTCAATATACACCTTGATGTTGATACTCCTGAGGCGTATCAAGCCCTACTTAAATCAGACCAATCAGTATAA
- the yqeC gene encoding selenium cofactor biosynthesis protein YqeC, giving the protein MLVDALINACANDQTITLQSKLSNQAPVPSLLVALVGGGGKTSTAFRLAQQAKARGMKVLITTTTKMYLPSESLCDTIIDSENLIYQIDRLSDVVDTQPESYTVNKKNTIVSHLNILKPATLEAVSHRETNSVLNPVSPTHYTPLSIPPASVYFCYQKKLKPLENKEKNTDKIKISGLSFAEIEQIKNAAIFDLIIIEADGAKHLPLKAPSRHEPCIPPYVDIVIAVTGCEVINQKIQPELVHRWVDFQDITQCQAGDKLDRRVLARLIAHKDGMFKHAPANAKRVWLINKVDLASNYVAIKELAKSLVKQGVPLDVIWLASMQTANPIKEVITGKYTQAT; this is encoded by the coding sequence ATGTTAGTTGACGCGCTTATTAATGCCTGTGCTAATGATCAAACAATAACCCTTCAATCTAAGTTATCGAACCAAGCTCCAGTACCCAGTCTACTCGTAGCCTTAGTCGGCGGCGGAGGCAAGACCAGCACGGCTTTTCGCTTGGCTCAACAAGCTAAGGCTCGGGGAATGAAGGTGCTCATTACCACAACGACCAAGATGTACCTACCAAGTGAAAGTCTGTGTGACACTATTATCGATAGCGAGAACTTAATCTATCAAATTGATAGGCTTAGTGACGTTGTTGATACTCAACCTGAGAGCTATACAGTTAACAAAAAAAACACTATTGTGAGCCACCTCAATATTCTAAAACCTGCCACCTTAGAGGCTGTCAGTCATCGCGAAACAAATTCAGTTTTAAACCCCGTATCGCCAACTCACTATACTCCCTTATCAATTCCCCCTGCAAGCGTCTACTTCTGCTATCAGAAAAAACTAAAACCACTTGAAAATAAAGAAAAAAATACAGATAAAATAAAAATATCTGGTTTGTCTTTTGCCGAGATAGAGCAGATAAAAAATGCTGCAATATTCGATTTGATCATTATAGAAGCCGACGGTGCAAAACACTTACCACTCAAAGCACCTTCTAGGCATGAGCCTTGCATTCCCCCCTATGTTGATATCGTGATAGCTGTCACCGGATGTGAAGTGATTAATCAGAAAATCCAGCCAGAGCTTGTACATCGCTGGGTTGATTTCCAAGACATCACTCAATGTCAGGCTGGCGACAAGCTAGATCGACGGGTTTTGGCCAGGTTAATAGCCCATAAAGATGGCATGTTTAAGCATGCTCCAGCTAACGCTAAGCGAGTTTGGTTGATCAATAAAGTCGACCTAGCAAGCAACTATGTTGCAATCAAAGAGCTCGCAAAAAGTTTAGTTAAACAGGGAGTACCACTTGATGTCATCTGGCTCGCTAGCATGCAAACAGCCAACCCGATTAAAGAGGTGATAACTGGAAAGTATACCCAAGCCACTTGA